The DNA window cCAATTTACCGACGCCACCTTCAGAAACctggtagccagtatgaaaatcaaacatcaattcacctcggtggaacacccacaagccaatgggcaagccgaggcagctaataaagtcatactggcaggatTAAAAAAGAGACTAcaggaagcaaagggagcttgggctgaagagctccctcaagtgctatgggcttataggacaaccccccaatccgccacgggagaaacacccttccgactagtCTACGGCGTGGAAgccatgattccaatagaaatcaatgagcaaagcccaagggtaattctccatgaTGAGGTCGGAAATATACAagggcacaaagaggagctcgacttgctccccgaagtccgagaaggcgcccagataagagaagcggcattaaagcaaaggatgactaccagatacaacaagaaagtcattcgaagagcATTTGTCCTGGATGACTTGGTCCtcatcagaaacgacattggagtcaacaagtCAACAGGAACGATATAGGAGTCAACAAGTCTGGGGAAGGAAAGCTTGTTGCTAATTGGAAAGCACCATACAAAATTAGTGAGGTCCtaggaaaaggctactacaagGTGACCGACTTGAACGACACCGAGTTACttaggtcgtggcatgcttgtaatatgaaaaggtactacagttaaaagcgaactctactccctgatgtactcttttcccaacttcgtgattttttcccaaaaagggttttttctggagaagggtttttaacgaggcatcacagtagaggctaagggaaaaaTAGGCTATcaagacccttagtagcaagaaggtaccttcctaattaataaagatctttttcatttacaatatctcttatgatatccttctttatttttctaagtctttctacgaaacgcgccgacttaagctcgacaaaacgtgaaaatcccatgaaccgacctaagatggtcgtcaggataaaacaaCGAGgcacaagtcggtgtaaagaggttgtATGAGTTGATCGTATTAAACTCGGGAACAGTCCGACTAGTAAGTCGAGACAAGAATCCGAGTAGAAAAACTCGGAAATACTCCGAGTAGATGAAAAacgcatcacaaaaataacctaagtcgtaaaaactcactaaatcaaagttgagtataaaggaTAAACAAAAGAGATAGGAAAACCTAGGAAAAAGTTTAAAGGCTGCATGAAAGCCCTTGAACGAAAAAGGCTCGAGAAAACAATGCAAGCCAACAAAAGGTTTTTCCGAAAAGATCAAGAATATCAAAAACAGGAAAGCATGCACGCAAAAGGTAACTTagaacccttatccaaaaaagggcatttattttcttgcaccCTTGTTCAAAAAGGGCACTcgccaaaaatattttttttacggccttaaaaggccaaagGAAATTGTTCTCACAACCAACGACAGATAAATAAGTTcaaaaaaggggggacccacACGCCaggcccccatatagccataaaaagtaaaaaaatataaaagtcaTTTTTTCAAAGGAGTAGAGGAATCACCACCGCCAGACTCAGGAGGAGCGCCACCAGGACCAGGAAGAGAAGCTGAAGAGGAAGTCGGAGCAACGGTTGAAGAACTCGGAGCATCTTGGGAACGAGGAGGAAACTCaataatcctctgcccccgagtcttcagGTTTGACTCAGAAACAACCTCGGGGACAGGAGGATCAACGATGGCGCCATCAATAACTACCTTGTCAGGATGTAgaggagaaagatccaagtcgggagcGATAACTCTGACTTGCTCTAAGAAAATTCTCCAAGACTCCTCAGCGCCCTCAGcgatagagtcctccaactcggtaTAAGCCTTCCGAGAGTTCAGCAAATCCTTCACAATATCACGAAATAGACTTTGGTAACTCTCCTGGGCTGTCTTCCTCAAATTCGCCTCCATGGTAAGTTGGGCCTGCAGCTGGCTCTCCTTCTCCCGGAGGCTGTCTCTCTCCTCCCTCAACTTATCCCTCTCTtccttcaactccctctcatgtttttgaaaaacaagAAGCCTCCCCTCCAGCTCCTCAACCTTTGAGGTTGCCCCCAAAGAGCTGAGGGGAGTCTTCTCAAAGATATCCAAAAGTTTGCCACAAACTCCCGCCGCCCTAAAACTCTCCTCGGCCAGAGCGGTAAGGTGGTTCCGAACAGAAACGTCATCCATATTTATAAAAGGATAGATattctttcggacgaatgcaagagcatccgccttaaccccacCATCCCAAGAAGGGCCAGACTCtgaagtcttgcgcttcttcttctctggctcgGAGAGTAGTTGGGCAGAAGGGAGTGGTCGAGACAAACTTGAGGAGGAAATTATAATGGGTTGAGAAGGAGAGCCCGTGTTcttaggaggaggaggaggaggaggagaggtaATCGCCCGGGCACCACCAGCCCTAGCTCGGGACTTCGCCTTGGCCTCCTGCACTCGCTGAAAAGCCTCCTGAGCATTCTTCTTTGCCATATCTACAAAAGAAACAACCAAGTTACAAGTCGGTAAAATGCAAGTCGGCAGAAACAACTCGGAAATAAACAACTCGGAAATAAGGAATGCATGCACTACCTATGCAAGATTGAACAAAAGTCAGCGTCCCCTGGAGGATTTTCCTCGTATCCaagtatggggccctcccccacgcttctcggaaaaaccccacaatggccgcctccacctcgtCTAGGTCATCTAGACCAATTTTTTCACAAGGGGTGGCCGGCAGCCAGTAAAGGGGAAAGCGAGGGGAGGAATGCTCgtccagaaaaaaggggtggtgaccctctacagcttgtactttgaaaaaatagtttttgaagtcatgaaaagattcgtcaaaaagggtgaaaatcctccgaccttgtatggctcggaaggaCACCCATTGCTGTTTGTTgtttagcccactaaagggcttagtcatatgaaaaagaaagaagaaaatcctcaaagaagtcagaaagtCCAGAGCGTGGCTTATAAACTGATAGATCTTCAAAAAACtccaagaattggggtgaagttgagtaGGGGCAACTCTACAGTAGTGCAAAACAGATATCTCGAAATctgagaaaggaagaaaaacacccaagcgggtgatcatacattcatacatgaagaaaaaatgaggggccgcctCATTAACTCTCCCAAAACAGACCCGGTCTTCAGGACCCGGGATTACCAGTTCATATTTTGGCTCGTCCTCCTCCGAAGTACAGAGCCTATGATGAGTACGAAGATGAGTGATGAACTCAGCATCGACCAACGGTTCCTCCCCAAGGACCGTAACATcaacccactgagaaagaaCGTCTACGGAagccattttttttataaagaaaagtggcaaaaacctacaaaagggaaaaaggaaaagaaaaataaaaaaacacggCCCCTAAAGAGGAGAGATACGAAGCTAGAATCTATAGGTCAACCTATCCACTCACAAAACAAAACATGCAAACATAAGGCATGACATGGAAGAAATAAAACTAACCTTTATCCGAGAAATGAAGGTTGGAGAAGAACAGAAATCTTCGAACACAAGAATGTAGCACGAGCAAGGAAAGAagaagtttgaaagattgcagaaacggaaaaatgaaagagagggaaagtatttataaacacaAATCGTGTAGTTATGAGATTTGATCGATtactttgttcatcaatttaggtaatttgaatttcaaatcaTATTCTTTATTTAAAGAAACAAAACAATAATAGTAACAGAATCGAATTGAAttgtaaccgcccctaaaatctctctaaccgcttcataaagccatatcttaacctccccaagataatggggacagttaacaccctaaagatacggcactactccaacggtggttattggctcaccactataaatacactgacacccctcaggtatctctaagcccaatactctctagacctgctcacactcttgctaacttaggcatcggagtgtctttgcaggtaccaccccccattcactcgcgagtacaagtcggacggagcctcccgagttgcagATCCATCCGGAGTTCTCCTCCTTCACACACTTGGGCCGCCAAACGCAGTATTGATCTCcggttacctaccgtaacaaatatctaatcaaattaattaattgatataattaatttatcgaaataaattatatttaatgaattaaaagaataaaaaatactataaaaatatgCTACATTAGCTTTATCTTtaagtaaaataatttgatttttatataatagaataaatttggTATGaagccaaattttttattttttctatttcgaTTTTCGAATGTCTCTTTGAAGAAAATATATATCGTAGCATGTTTAAATagttttttagaattaaaaaaaaagaattttatttcgttaaaaactttatttttatttaaaattcaatcccataatataaaataattataatatattaataaatgtgaatttaatttttgatttgaaattatttttaaatgagtgaatttttttacaaatctattactctaaaaaataatttttattgaatatttatttataaataaatattttaatatttcaaatattaaatataattattgtaaaaattatttgaaaattaaattattttgatgtgatttatttacaaataaaacaaatataaaatttaaaattctgaaatgaatatttatttttatttattccaaacCTTAAGAGAAGATCCTTCTTGAATTGAGTGAATTCTTATGAAAAAGACTAGGGTGTGCAGGGGTATTGAATTCTTATTGTTGCAATTCCAACCACCCTCTCCAGGTAACGCTTTCAGTCTCAGACTCTCCGTGTTCGCTCCTCCTCCGACCACCTCGAGGTGCTAAGCTTTTAATGGTAAAAAGTAAAGGTAGGTACTCCCATGAAGATATTATAATTATCTTCATATgatgatttttctttttgacCCTTGGATGATGGATTGTAAAGTTAGATTTTGATATGTTATAAAAgtgttgtttttatttaaagtatggccaaatcaataaatcacacttttataCAAAGCATCTTtataaaaagatgttttttgCATCTTCATTTGAGTAACTCCCAAAAGTAAAAACTAtcctttttaagttttaacctGATGATGTTCTCAACAAACTCGTGTAGGTAAATTGAATTTCATATCATATTCTTTATTCCAAGAAACAAAACAATAATAGTAACTGATGTGGACCATAAACCTGGTCCAAACAAACACAACGGCAATAGCTAAGAATCAGGTAACAGATCATCCAATAATAGAAAAAAGATCCTAAAAACTAACCACGGCGAAATCTGCGGGAGAGTACAAGATATCAGATGCTGAGCACAACGGCCTCTCTATCTATTTAAACAACACCAAAGCAACAGAGTAAACACACATAAGCACAACGGAATGTCATCGACGCCTACACCATGCGCGGCATGCAAGTTCCTTCGTCGGGAGTGCACACCGGAGTGCATTTTCGCACCGTACTTCCCAGCGAACAACCCAGAGCGCTTCGAATGCGTCCACCGCGTCTTCGGCGCCAGCAACGTCGGCAATATCCTCAACGCGCTACCTCCATCCCAGCGCGAGGATGCGGCGAAGTCCTTTGCGTTCCAGGCGGAGGCAAGCCTCCGCAGCCCGGTCTATGGCTGCACCCTCCAAGTCCCCAAGAGAGAACCTAGTGCCTCCATGAACCCACAAGCCATTCAAGGTCCATTCAACCCTCAGGAAAAGCCTCTGTCTTCACCTCCTGCCCATTTAGGCCCTCCCTGCGGCCCAAATGTTGTACAGTATTCAGCTCATTTAGGCCCATTTAAGCAAGAGATGTTGCAGGCCCAAGAACTTGACTTGTTGCAGGCCCAAGAACTTGCTGCTGCTAAGCAAGTTAAGATGGAAGTTAAGATGGAACCTGTTGCTGGGATTGAACCTGCTGCGGCTGCGGCGCCCTACGGCGGTGACATCCGTAGAAGTGAAGTGTTTGGCCTCATGCGGCAAATTCAAGTATTGTTTCAACAACAAAAACATCAAATAGGACAACTATTACAACAACATCGACGAGAACTACAAGTATTACAACATCGAATAGAACTACGAGTATtacaacaaaaacaacaacaacagcaccagtttttcttccctttcttttctGTTATCAAAGAATATTTCGTTCTAAGTatgcttttttttattgttagtaTTTATTTTCGGGTTGATTATAGGATTATTATATTGATAATCATAATGATAGTAGTTGTGGGTTTAATGCATAGTTGGTGGGGGCATAGTTGCGTTTAATGCATGGTATCGTCAAGAAAACAGTgcaaagtatatatatatattattcttgaaacaaaaagattttgtttttttttcatatcatCAATCATAGGTTTTGAGGCTTTAAATTCTTTAGTAGCTGCATTATAATTTGGGGTTGGGACTGAGATTAGCAAGTGCATCAGATTTTGGAAAGAGAAAAAGCAAGGGTGACTTGAATTCAAAGATATGAATCTGAGGAATGATATTTgggaagatttaaaaaaaatggaaaaaatttatgcattgaTGATTCTCTCATTGGCGGCCCCTAGGTGTTACTCTGTATAGTGGTAATGTTTGATGgggcttttttttttatgttttaaagtttcaCTCCTTTTTACTAtgtagtttcttttttttttttaatatttctctAACATGCTCAATGTACAATAGTGTTAGGAACCTTTGAAGGATTAACAATGACAAAACTTTGATATTCTTTGTTTCTCTCAGTTTTGATGTCAAGTTTGTCCTTTGTAGCTTGTGGTTTGAAGTGTTTGATTTGATGTTATGAATGCTGTGATAATCAGTAATCCTGTTGTAGCTTTAAAATTGATGTTTGATAACGTTATGCTCACTCCAAAGCAATCAccttttgttttggttttgtCACAATCTATAGAGAGGGATATCTTCCCGTAAATAGGAATAGTTCAATGTTAAAGTGTTATTTATGTGTCAAGGTTGTTGGCAAATTTGCACTTTGAATTGAGCTTGTTTGTACCTGTCAAGATTGCTATAAGTATATAGTTATCTATTTCCAGATGGTGTTCTTTTGATGGAAAGTTATCTGTCACTTGTATTGAATATTGATTGATTATGTTCAATTGATTTGTAGTTTAGGAATTGGAGTTTAATAACAAAaagtataaacaaaaaatataaaaagaaaatggaagagggTCTTTAATGTATATGTAATCCATTAGGCATTAGCACatatattgtatatattgtgaaGATCAGAATTTTTTGTACGCCCCTAGAATCGGTTTCaaagtatatgtatatattgtttgaATTTGGCTTTGTGCTTGATAACTTTGCTTTGttgaaatatttaataattagattttatggCTTCTTATTCAGAATGAGGTAGCCGATCCCATGTCAGAGTCTACCGATCAATAATTTGGGACCACTTCAAAATAAGGCTCAATGTCAATACTGTTTGAAAGTGATCAAGTGCGGAAATAGAACAAAAAGATATTAGACTTGCTTTTTCATATATGATTAGATTTGCTTATGTTTATGCTTATGCTTACGTTTATGTTGATTTGTTTGAGGCACAACTTACTAGTGCTGCATACCAACTTCTTCGTATGGACTGACTTGGGTTTCATACCAAAAATATTTGGTGATGGATCAAAGAAATTTAATACTCCTTTAATGGGGATATTGGTGTCAACAATTATAGCAGTTGCAATGCCATTTTTTAGTTTCAATGAGATTATATCAACAATGAATTTCTTGTATAGTTTGGGGATGCTGTTGGAATTTGTATCGTTTCTTTGGCTTAGGAGAAAATTTCCATCATTGAAGAGGCCTTTTGAAGTGCCATTGAAAATGAAGGGTATGATCTTAATGTGACTTATACCTTCTTTGCTTTTGGTGTATGTGATAAGTGTTGCCagcaaaaatttagaaaaataattattatttacaatggaagagattttattatttacacATGTTACttgtattatttaaaaaaaaataatttttagattaaaaaaattaatttaaaaaaaaagataaaaatttgagtttttacatgtaaaaaaattaatttttgtataaaaaacgTTTCTTAGGtgtaaaaaccaatttttttttgtataaaaaccgGTTGAGAGGAATGTTCCCGTTTTACTACTTGTGTGTGCTTCGTTTTTCCAGTCAAGGTTGGTTTTCGCcttgtttattttgttcttgGCTGGATAATGTGTTTCTTGGTTTGAATTCATTTTTGTTGATTTGGTGatgattctttatttatttgatgGTTCTATGTCGTGTTCGTTTGAGaatttgtttctttcttgaACTTTTATTGTTGCTTTTCTTGAACTTTTTCTGTTGTTGAGAAACTGAATGGGATTTTACTTTGTGTTGCCCCAAATGGTTCTATGTTTTCCATTGAAGATGAGACCACTTTCGTATCTGCATGTTTGTTTGGCATCGAAGGGTTGTAAGAACGGTGACATTCTTAGTTAATGACAATCcaacttcttttaattttgtgtaaATGCTTATGTTGTTATGTTTGTCCTGTGGATTTGTAGTGATGAtcttttttattgtattataGGTATAAGTTTTATGTTTCGGTCAATAATTCACATGTCCTCTAATAGTGTAACCTGACTGAATCATGtaagctcttcttttatttttaccctATGAAATTTTGCCTCCTTCCTGATTGATTGGTGTTTGTAGAATAGTTTGTACTGTTTCTTGATTAAAGTTATCTTGTATGATTTGTTTCCTACCAAAATTGCATGAGTTGCTTTTGAATATCATCAATAAGAGTTTCAAGCAGTTTAAACTTCCACTAGTCAATAAGAGATTCTGCTTTCACTATTGGAGTTTTGATACCACCTCATCTCTAATGTAACTAAAAGTCTCTTTTTTGGAGCGTTGAACGACCGAAGACAATCCTAAATATTTATCCTACGAACCAACATGAGAGACACCCAAAATAGTTGTTTCGACTAAAGAATACAAAAGATTTATTTAGATTTATCAGTTGTCCACTAATGTTCCCATAGGTCTAAAGAATCTCTAGAATTTTGTGATATACTGCATTAGTTGCCTTACAAAACAAAATTGAGtcatttgcaaaaaaaaaaaagtgactaATTGTTGGACATCTATTGTTAATCTTCAAACCAAAAATCTCAATATTCCATTCTCCTATGTGGA is part of the Arachis duranensis cultivar V14167 chromosome 1, aradu.V14167.gnm2.J7QH, whole genome shotgun sequence genome and encodes:
- the LOC127745634 gene encoding LOB domain-containing protein 36-like, whose product is MSSTPTPCAACKFLRRECTPECIFAPYFPANNPERFECVHRVFGASNVGNILNALPPSQREDAAKSFAFQAEASLRSPVYGCTLQVPKREPSASMNPQAIQGPFNPQEKPLSSPPAHLGPPCGPNVVQYSAHLGPFKQEMLQAQELDLLQAQELAAAKQVKMEVKMEPVAGIEPAAAAAPYGGDIRRSEVFGLMRQIQDNYYNNIDENYKYYNIE